One part of the Arabidopsis thaliana chromosome 4, partial sequence genome encodes these proteins:
- a CDS encoding Disease resistance protein (TIR-NBS-LRR class) family, with product MAAASSSGSDIFPSFSGEDVRKNFLSHLLKQLNRRSINTFMDHVIERSCIIADALISAIREARISIVIFSKNYAASTWCLNELVEIDNCSKYFGQKVIPVFYDVDPSHVRKQIGEFGKVFKKTCEDKPADQKQRWVKALTDISNIAGEDLRNGPNDAHMVEKIANDVSNKLFHPPKGFGDLVGIEDHIEAIKSILCLESKEAKIMVGIWGQSGIGKSTIGRALFSQLSSQFPLRAFVTYKSTSGSDVSGMKLSWQKELLSEILGQKDIKIDHFGVVEQRLKHKKVLILLDDVDNLEFLKTLVGKAEWFGSGSRIIVITQDRQLLKAHEIDLVYEVKLPSQGLALQMISQYAFGKDSPPDDFKALAFEVAELAGSLPLGLSVLGSSLKGRDKDEWVKMMPRLRNDSDDKIEETLRVCYDRLNKKNRELFKCIACFFNGFKVSNVKELLEDDVGLTMLVEKSLIRITPDGDIEMHNLLEKLGREIDRAKSKGNPGKRQFLTNFEDIQEVLAEKTGTEILLGIRLPHPGYLTTRSFLIDEKLFKGMRNLQYLEIGYWSDGDLPQSLVYLPLKLRLLEWVYCPLKSLPSTFRAEYLVKLIMKNSKLEKLWEGTLPLGSLKKMNLWYSKYFKEIPDLSLAINLEELNLSECESLVTLPSSIQNAIKLRTLYCSGVLLIDLKSLEGMCNLEYLSVDCSRMEGTQGIVYFPSKLRLLLWNNCPLKRLHSNFKVEYLVKLRMENSDLEKLWDGTQPLGRLKQMFLRGSKYLKEIPDLSLAINLEEVDICKCESLVTFPSSMQNAIKLIYLDISDCKKLESFPTDLNLESLEYLNLTGCPNLRNFPAIKMGCSDVDFPEGRNEIVVEDCFWNKNLPAGLDYLDCLMRCMPCEFRPEYLVFLNVRCYKHEKLWEGIQSLGSLEEMDLSESENLTEIPDLSKATNLKHLYLNNCKSLVTLPSTIGNLQKLVRLEMKECTGLEVLPTDVNLSSLETLDLSGCSSLRTFPLISKSIKWLYLENTAIEEILDLSKATKLESLILNNCKSLVTLPSTIGNLQNLRRLYMKRCTGLEVLPTDVNLSSLGILDLSGCSSLRTFPLISTNIVWLYLENTAIGEVPCCIEDFTRLRVLLMYCCQRLKNISPNIFRLRSLMFADFTDCRGVIKALSDATVVATMEDHVSCVPLSENIEYTCERFWDALYDDDYKNYVVDWRLRRESFSFCNCFKLERDARELILRSCFKHVALPGGEIPKYFTYRAYGDSLTVTLPQSSLSQYFFPFKACVVVEPPSEGKGFYPSLKVNVGFNGKQYQKSFFEDADLQFCKTDHLFFCSFKIWSEWSLNFVAPIGSKNAVYDSCMSIKKQSTTNRLREARSGWGYLLTFD from the exons ATGGCggcagcttcttcttctggcaGCGACATTTTTCCAAGCTTCAGTGGGGAAGATGTTCGCAAGAATTTCCTCAGCCATCTTCTTAAGCAGCTCAATCGCAGATCAATCAATACATTCATGGATCACGTCATCGAGAGAAGCTGCATAATCGCCGATGCGCTTATATCGGCGATTAGAGAAGCGAGGATCTCAATTGTCATCTTCTCTAAGAACTATGCTGCTTCCACGTGGTGCTTGAATGAATTGGTTGAAATCGACAATTgctctaaatattttggacAAAAGGTGATACCGGTTTTCTACGACGTTGATCCTTCTCATGTTAGAAAACAGATCGGTGAATTTGGAAAGGTCTTTAAAAAGACATGCGAGGACAAACCAGCAGATCAGAAACAAAGATGGGTTAAAGCTCTCACAGATATATCAAATATTGCCGGGGAGGATCTTCGGAACGG GCCTAATGATGCGCATATGGTTGAAAAGATAGCCAATGATGTTTCGAATAAACTTTTTCATCCGCCAAAGGGTTTTGGTGACTTAGTCGGAATTGAAGATCATATAGAGGCAATAAAATCAATACTGTGCTTGGAATCCAAAGAAGCTAAAATAATGGTCGGGATTTGGGGACAGTCAGGGATTGGTAAGAGTACCATAGGAAGAGCTCTTTTCAGTCAACTCTCTAGCCAATTCCCCCTTCGCGCTTTCGTAACTTACAAAAGCACCAGCGGTAGTGACGTCTCTGGCATGAAGTTGAGTTGGCAAAAAGAACTTCTCTCGGAAATCTTAGGTCAAAAGGACATAAAGATAGATCATTTTGGTGTGGTGGAGCAAAGATTAAAGCACAAAAAAGTTCTTATCCTTCTTGATGATGTGGATAATCTAGAGTTTCTTAAGACCTTAGTGGGAAAAGCTGAATGGTTTGGATCTGGAAGCAGAATAATTGTGATCACTCAAGATAGGCAACTTCTCAAGGCTCATGAGATTGACCTTGTATATGAGGTGAAGCTGCCATCTCAAGGTCTTGCTCTTCAGATGATATCCCAATATGCTTTTGGGAAAGACTCTCCACCTGATGATTTTAAGGCACTAGCATTTGAAGTTGCCGAGCTTGCTGGTAGTCTTCCTTTGGGTCTCAGTGTCTTGGGTTCATCTCTAAAAGGAAGGGACAAAGATGAGTGGGTGAAGATGATGCCTAGGCTTCGAAATGACTCAGATGATAAAATTGAGGAAACACTAAGAGTCTGCTACGATaggttaaataaaaaaaatagagagttATTTAAGTGCATTGCATGTTTCTTCAATGGTTTTAAAGTCAGTAACGTCAAAGAATTACTTGAAGATGATGTTGGGCTTACAATGTTGGTTGAGAAGTCCCTCATACGTATTACACCGGATGGAGATATAGAGATGCACAATTTGCTAGAGAAATTGGGTAGAGAAATTGATCGTGCAAAGTCCAAGGGTAATCCTGGAAAACGTCAATTTCTGACAAATTTTGAGGATATTCAAGAAGTATTGGCCGAGAAAACT GGGACAGAAATTCTTCTTGGAATACGTTTGCCACACCCGGGATATCTTACGACAAGGTCGTTCTTAATAGatgaaaaattattcaaaGGCATGCGTAATCTCCAATATCTAGAAATTGGTTATTGGTCAGATGGGGATCTACCTCAGAGCCTCGTTTATTTGCCCCTTAAACTCAGATTGCTAGAATGGGTTTATTGTCCGTTGAAGTCTTTGCCATCTACTTTTAGGGCGGAGTATCTAGTTAAACTCATAATGAAGAATAGTAAGCTTGAGAAACTGTGGGAAGGAACTCTG CCCCTTGGAAGtctcaagaagatgaatttgtggtattccaaatattttaaagaaattccAGATCTTTCTTTAGCCATAAACCTCGAGGAATTAAATCTTTCTGAATGCGAATCTTTGGTGACACTTCCTTCCTCGATTCAGAATGCCATTAAACTGAGGACGTTATATTGTTCGGGGGTGCTATTAATAGATTTAAAATCATTAGAAGGCATGTGTAATCTCGAATATCTATCAGTTGATTGCTCACGTATGGAAGGCACTCAGGGCATCGTTTATTTCCCTAGTAAACTCAGATTGCTATTGTGGAATAATTGTCCATTGAAGCGTTTGCATTCTAATTTTAAGGTTGAGTATCTGGTTAAACTCAGAATGGAGAATAGTGACCTTGAGAAGCTGTGGGATGGAACTCAG CCACTTGGAAGACTCAAGCAGATGTTTCTGCGTGGTTccaaatatttgaaagagaTTCCAGATCTTTCTTTAGCCATAAACCTCGAGGAAGTAGATATTTGTAAATGCGAATCCTTGGTGACATTTCCTTCCTCGATGCAGAATGCCATTAAACTTATCTATTTAGATATTAGTGATTGCAAAAAGCTAGAGAGTTTTCCAACCGATCTCAACTTGGAATCTCTCGAGTACCTCAATCTCACTGGATGCCCGAATTTGAGAAATTTCCCAGCAATCAAAATGGGATGTTCAGACGTTGACTTTCCGGAAGGGAGAAATGAGATCGTGGTAGAAGATTGTTTCTGGAACAAGAATCTCCCTGCTGGACTAGATTATCTCGACTGCCTTATGAGATGTATGCCTTGTGAATTTCGCCCAGAATATCTCGTTTTTCTCAATGTGAGGTGCTACAAGCATGAGAAGCTATGGGAAGGCATCCAG tCGCTTGGAAGTCTCGAAGAGATGGATCTGTCAGAATCTGAAAACCTGACAGAAATTCCAGATCTTTCAAAGGCCACCAATCTGAAGCATTTATATCTCAACAACTGCAAAAGTTTGGTGACACTTCCTTCTACTATTGGGAATCTCCAAAAATTGGTGAGGTTGGAAATGAAAGAATGCACAGGGCTGGAGGTTCTTCCAACCGATGTCAACTTGTCATCTCTCGAAACCCTCGATCTCAGTGGTTGCTCAAGTTTGAGAACTTTTCCTCTGATTTCAAAGAGTATCAAATGGCTCTATCTGGAAAACACCGCCATTGAAGAAATTCTAGATCTTTCAAAGGCCACCAAGCTCGAGTCTTTGATACTCAACAACTGCAAAAGTTTGGTGACACTTCCTTCTACAATTGGGAATCTTCAAAATTTGAGACGTTTGTACATGAAAAGATGCACAGGGCTGGAGGTTCTTCCAACCGATGTCAACTTGTCATCTCTGGGTATCCTCGATCTCAGTGGTTGCTCAAGTTTGAGAACTTTTCCTCTGATTTCAACTAATATTGTATGGCTCTATCTGGAAAACACCGCCATTGGAGAAGTTCCCTGCTGCATTGAGGATTTCACGAGGCTCCGTGTACTACTGATGTATTGTTGCCAGAGGTTGAAAAACATCTCCCCAAACATTTTCAGACTGAGAAGTCTAATGTTCGCCGACTTTACAGACTGTAGAGGTGTCATCAAGGCGTTGAGTGATGCAACTGTGGTAGCGACAATGGAAGATCACGTTTCTTGTGTACCATTATCTGAAAACATTGAATATACATGTGAACGTTTCTGGGATGCGttgtatgatgatgattataaGAACTACGTCGTAGATTGGCGCTTACGTAGGGAATCCTTTAGCTTCTGCAATTGCTTCAAATTGGAAAGAGATGCGCGAGAACTTATCCTACGATCATGCTTCAAGCATGTGGCCTTACCAGGTGGAGAAATCCCTAAGTATTTCACGTATCGAGCTTATGGAGATTCCCTAACTGTCACTTTACCTCAGAGCTCTCTTTCTCAATACTTCTTTCCATTTAAGGCTTGCGTCGTGGTTGAACCTCCCTCCGAGGGCAAGGGTTTTTATCCATCCTTGAAGGTAAATGTTGGCTTCAATGGCAAACAGTATcagaaatcattttttgaagATGCAGACCTGCAGTTTTGTAAGACGGATCATCTGTTTTTCTGTTCCTTCAAGATCTGGTCTGAATGgagtttaaattttgttgcTCCAATAGGATCAAAGAATGCGGTGTACGACTCTTGTATGTCtatcaagaaacagagtacaACCAACAGACTACGAGAAGCGAGAAGCGGATGGGGgtatcttttgacttttgattaG
- a CDS encoding Disease resistance protein (TIR-NBS-LRR class) family — protein sequence MAAASSSGSDIFPSFSGEDVRKNFLSHLLKQLNRRSINTFMDHVIERSCIIADALISAIREARISIVIFSKNYAASTWCLNELVEIDNCSKYFGQKVIPVFYDVDPSHVRKQIGEFGKVFKKTCEDKPADQKQRWVKALTDISNIAGEDLRNGPNDAHMVEKIANDVSNKLFHPPKGFGDLVGIEDHIEAIKSILCLESKEAKIMVGIWGQSGIGKSTIGRALFSQLSSQFPLRAFVTYKSTSGSDVSGMKLSWQKELLSEILGQKDIKIDHFGVVEQRLKHKKVLILLDDVDNLEFLKTLVGKAEWFGSGSRIIVITQDRQLLKAHEIDLVYEVKLPSQGLALQMISQYAFGKDSPPDDFKALAFEVAELAGSLPLGLSVLGSSLKGRDKDEWVKMMPRLRNDSDDKIEETLRVCYDRLNKKNRELFKCIACFFNGFKVSNVKELLEDDVGLTMLVEKSLIRITPDGDIEMHNLLEKLGREIDRAKSKGNPGKRQFLTNFEDIQEVLAEKTGTEILLGIRLPHPGYLTTRSFLIDEKLFKGMRNLQYLEIGYWSDGDLPQSLVYLPLKLRLLEWVYCPLKSLPSTFRAEYLVKLIMKNSKLEKLWEGTLPLGSLKKMNLWYSKYFKEIPDLSLAINLEELNLSECESLVTLPSSIQNAIKLRTLYCSGVLLIDLKSLEGMCNLEYLSVDCSRMEGTQGIVYFPSKLRLLLWNNCPLKRLHSNFKVEYLVKLRMENSDLEKLWDGTQPLGRLKQMFLRGSKYLKEIPDLSLAINLEEVDICKCESLVTFPSSMQNAIKLIYLDISDCKKLESFPTDLNLESLEYLNLTGCPNLRNFPAIKMGCSDVDFPEGRNEIVVEDCFWNKNLPAGLDYLDCLMRCMPCEFRPEYLVFLNVRCYKHEKLWEGIQSLGSLEEMDLSESENLTEIPDLSKATNLKHLYLNNCKSLVTLPSTIGNLQKLVRLEMKECTGLEVLPTDVNLSSLETLDLSGCSSLRTFPLISKSIKWLYLENTAIEEILDLSKATKLESLILNNCKSLVTLPSTIGNLQNLRRLYMKRCTGLEVLPTDVNLSSLGILDLSGCSSLRTFPLISTNIVWLYLENTAIGEVPCCIEDFTRLRVLLMYCCQRLKNISPNIFRLRSLMFADFTDCRGVIKALSDATVVATMEDHVSCVPLSENIEYTCERFWDALYDDDYKNYVVDWRLRRESFSFCNCFKLERDARELILRSCFKHVALPGGEIPKYFTYRAYGDSLTVTLPQSSLSQYFFPFKACVVVEPPSEGKGFYPSLKDQRMRCTTLVCLSRNRVQPTDYEKREADGGIF from the exons ATGGCggcagcttcttcttctggcaGCGACATTTTTCCAAGCTTCAGTGGGGAAGATGTTCGCAAGAATTTCCTCAGCCATCTTCTTAAGCAGCTCAATCGCAGATCAATCAATACATTCATGGATCACGTCATCGAGAGAAGCTGCATAATCGCCGATGCGCTTATATCGGCGATTAGAGAAGCGAGGATCTCAATTGTCATCTTCTCTAAGAACTATGCTGCTTCCACGTGGTGCTTGAATGAATTGGTTGAAATCGACAATTgctctaaatattttggacAAAAGGTGATACCGGTTTTCTACGACGTTGATCCTTCTCATGTTAGAAAACAGATCGGTGAATTTGGAAAGGTCTTTAAAAAGACATGCGAGGACAAACCAGCAGATCAGAAACAAAGATGGGTTAAAGCTCTCACAGATATATCAAATATTGCCGGGGAGGATCTTCGGAACGG GCCTAATGATGCGCATATGGTTGAAAAGATAGCCAATGATGTTTCGAATAAACTTTTTCATCCGCCAAAGGGTTTTGGTGACTTAGTCGGAATTGAAGATCATATAGAGGCAATAAAATCAATACTGTGCTTGGAATCCAAAGAAGCTAAAATAATGGTCGGGATTTGGGGACAGTCAGGGATTGGTAAGAGTACCATAGGAAGAGCTCTTTTCAGTCAACTCTCTAGCCAATTCCCCCTTCGCGCTTTCGTAACTTACAAAAGCACCAGCGGTAGTGACGTCTCTGGCATGAAGTTGAGTTGGCAAAAAGAACTTCTCTCGGAAATCTTAGGTCAAAAGGACATAAAGATAGATCATTTTGGTGTGGTGGAGCAAAGATTAAAGCACAAAAAAGTTCTTATCCTTCTTGATGATGTGGATAATCTAGAGTTTCTTAAGACCTTAGTGGGAAAAGCTGAATGGTTTGGATCTGGAAGCAGAATAATTGTGATCACTCAAGATAGGCAACTTCTCAAGGCTCATGAGATTGACCTTGTATATGAGGTGAAGCTGCCATCTCAAGGTCTTGCTCTTCAGATGATATCCCAATATGCTTTTGGGAAAGACTCTCCACCTGATGATTTTAAGGCACTAGCATTTGAAGTTGCCGAGCTTGCTGGTAGTCTTCCTTTGGGTCTCAGTGTCTTGGGTTCATCTCTAAAAGGAAGGGACAAAGATGAGTGGGTGAAGATGATGCCTAGGCTTCGAAATGACTCAGATGATAAAATTGAGGAAACACTAAGAGTCTGCTACGATaggttaaataaaaaaaatagagagttATTTAAGTGCATTGCATGTTTCTTCAATGGTTTTAAAGTCAGTAACGTCAAAGAATTACTTGAAGATGATGTTGGGCTTACAATGTTGGTTGAGAAGTCCCTCATACGTATTACACCGGATGGAGATATAGAGATGCACAATTTGCTAGAGAAATTGGGTAGAGAAATTGATCGTGCAAAGTCCAAGGGTAATCCTGGAAAACGTCAATTTCTGACAAATTTTGAGGATATTCAAGAAGTATTGGCCGAGAAAACT GGGACAGAAATTCTTCTTGGAATACGTTTGCCACACCCGGGATATCTTACGACAAGGTCGTTCTTAATAGatgaaaaattattcaaaGGCATGCGTAATCTCCAATATCTAGAAATTGGTTATTGGTCAGATGGGGATCTACCTCAGAGCCTCGTTTATTTGCCCCTTAAACTCAGATTGCTAGAATGGGTTTATTGTCCGTTGAAGTCTTTGCCATCTACTTTTAGGGCGGAGTATCTAGTTAAACTCATAATGAAGAATAGTAAGCTTGAGAAACTGTGGGAAGGAACTCTG CCCCTTGGAAGtctcaagaagatgaatttgtggtattccaaatattttaaagaaattccAGATCTTTCTTTAGCCATAAACCTCGAGGAATTAAATCTTTCTGAATGCGAATCTTTGGTGACACTTCCTTCCTCGATTCAGAATGCCATTAAACTGAGGACGTTATATTGTTCGGGGGTGCTATTAATAGATTTAAAATCATTAGAAGGCATGTGTAATCTCGAATATCTATCAGTTGATTGCTCACGTATGGAAGGCACTCAGGGCATCGTTTATTTCCCTAGTAAACTCAGATTGCTATTGTGGAATAATTGTCCATTGAAGCGTTTGCATTCTAATTTTAAGGTTGAGTATCTGGTTAAACTCAGAATGGAGAATAGTGACCTTGAGAAGCTGTGGGATGGAACTCAG CCACTTGGAAGACTCAAGCAGATGTTTCTGCGTGGTTccaaatatttgaaagagaTTCCAGATCTTTCTTTAGCCATAAACCTCGAGGAAGTAGATATTTGTAAATGCGAATCCTTGGTGACATTTCCTTCCTCGATGCAGAATGCCATTAAACTTATCTATTTAGATATTAGTGATTGCAAAAAGCTAGAGAGTTTTCCAACCGATCTCAACTTGGAATCTCTCGAGTACCTCAATCTCACTGGATGCCCGAATTTGAGAAATTTCCCAGCAATCAAAATGGGATGTTCAGACGTTGACTTTCCGGAAGGGAGAAATGAGATCGTGGTAGAAGATTGTTTCTGGAACAAGAATCTCCCTGCTGGACTAGATTATCTCGACTGCCTTATGAGATGTATGCCTTGTGAATTTCGCCCAGAATATCTCGTTTTTCTCAATGTGAGGTGCTACAAGCATGAGAAGCTATGGGAAGGCATCCAG tCGCTTGGAAGTCTCGAAGAGATGGATCTGTCAGAATCTGAAAACCTGACAGAAATTCCAGATCTTTCAAAGGCCACCAATCTGAAGCATTTATATCTCAACAACTGCAAAAGTTTGGTGACACTTCCTTCTACTATTGGGAATCTCCAAAAATTGGTGAGGTTGGAAATGAAAGAATGCACAGGGCTGGAGGTTCTTCCAACCGATGTCAACTTGTCATCTCTCGAAACCCTCGATCTCAGTGGTTGCTCAAGTTTGAGAACTTTTCCTCTGATTTCAAAGAGTATCAAATGGCTCTATCTGGAAAACACCGCCATTGAAGAAATTCTAGATCTTTCAAAGGCCACCAAGCTCGAGTCTTTGATACTCAACAACTGCAAAAGTTTGGTGACACTTCCTTCTACAATTGGGAATCTTCAAAATTTGAGACGTTTGTACATGAAAAGATGCACAGGGCTGGAGGTTCTTCCAACCGATGTCAACTTGTCATCTCTGGGTATCCTCGATCTCAGTGGTTGCTCAAGTTTGAGAACTTTTCCTCTGATTTCAACTAATATTGTATGGCTCTATCTGGAAAACACCGCCATTGGAGAAGTTCCCTGCTGCATTGAGGATTTCACGAGGCTCCGTGTACTACTGATGTATTGTTGCCAGAGGTTGAAAAACATCTCCCCAAACATTTTCAGACTGAGAAGTCTAATGTTCGCCGACTTTACAGACTGTAGAGGTGTCATCAAGGCGTTGAGTGATGCAACTGTGGTAGCGACAATGGAAGATCACGTTTCTTGTGTACCATTATCTGAAAACATTGAATATACATGTGAACGTTTCTGGGATGCGttgtatgatgatgattataaGAACTACGTCGTAGATTGGCGCTTACGTAGGGAATCCTTTAGCTTCTGCAATTGCTTCAAATTGGAAAGAGATGCGCGAGAACTTATCCTACGATCATGCTTCAAGCATGTGGCCTTACCAGGTGGAGAAATCCCTAAGTATTTCACGTATCGAGCTTATGGAGATTCCCTAACTGTCACTTTACCTCAGAGCTCTCTTTCTCAATACTTCTTTCCATTTAAGGCTTGCGTCGTGGTTGAACCTCCCTCCGAGGGCAAGGGTTTTTATCCATCCTTGAAG GATCAAAGAATGCGGTGTACGACTCTTGTATGTCtatcaagaaacagagtacaACCAACAGACTACGAGAAGCGAGAAGCGGATGGGGgtatcttttga
- a CDS encoding Toll-Interleukin-Resistance (TIR) domain-containing protein (Toll-Interleukin-Resistance (TIR) domain-containing protein; FUNCTIONS IN: transmembrane receptor activity; INVOLVED IN: signal transduction, defense response, innate immune response; LOCATED IN: intrinsic to membrane; CONTAINS InterPro DOMAIN/s: Toll-Interleukin receptor (InterPro:IPR000157); BEST Arabidopsis thaliana protein match is: Disease resistance protein (TIR-NBS-LRR class) family (TAIR:AT4G16950.2); Has 1169 Blast hits to 1144 proteins in 38 species: Archae - 0; Bacteria - 0; Metazoa - 0; Fungi - 0; Plants - 1169; Viruses - 0; Other Eukaryotes - 0 (source: NCBI BLink).) gives MVTPIFYEVDHSDVRKQTGEFGKVFEETCKNKTDDEKQRCRKALADVANMAGEDSRNWCNEANMIETISNDVPNKLITPSSDLGDFVGVEAHLERLSSLLCLESEEARMVGIGKSTLGRALFSQLSSQFPLRAFVTYKPTEKNRFYQKFYVKRT, from the exons ATGGTGACTCCGATTTTCTACGAGGTTGATCATTCTGATGTTAGGAAACAGACCGGAGAATTTGGAAAGGTCTTTGAAGAGACATGCAAGAACAAAACAGATGATGAGAAACAAAGGTGTAGGAAAGCTCTAGCAGATGTGGCAAATATGGCTGGAGAGGATTCTCGAAactg GTGTAATGAAGCAAACATGATTGAAACAATTTCCAACGATGTTCCGAATAAGCTCATAACACCATCGAGTGATTTAGGTGATTTCGTTGGTGTTGAAGCTCATTTAGAGAGATTGAGTTCATTGTTGTGCTTGGAATCTGAAGAAGCTAGAATGGTAGGGATTGGTAAGAGTACCCTAGGAAGAGCTCTTTTCAGTCAACTCTCTAGCCAATTCCCCCTTCGCGCTTTCGTAACTTATAAACCAACCGAGAAGAACAGGTTTTATCAGAAATTTTATGTCAAAAGGACATAA